From Woronichinia naegeliana WA131, the proteins below share one genomic window:
- a CDS encoding phospholipase D-like domain-containing protein yields the protein MASEFEVSGRNTEALFTLKLHRGDGMLLLAMNWKKGEPPSDFVGFAIEYKEPNGQKFFVLRNRLGFPDVDGQVNPNQISTRLSPIQKFRWVHFPRNANSPGGFVYRVFPVFMNAQDELSYGDFQEAVIELRRETYPDVLNVAFTRGFVSSQAFVEQYQSAGDISTLLPAKAADGLNFEPSHPKAKEALDWMGFEARSAILEVLDQAIADQNAEVKVIAFDLNESEIVNRLEQLGSRLSIIIDDSKDHKEEGSSENQAEERLIVSAGAEAVKRQHMSSLQHNKIIIVDSPTIQTVVCGSTNFSWRGFFVQANNAVVLQGIDAVKVFTSAFENYWQQPKDFEDTSSAGWNDLNLPSIDARVAFSPHSSANALLQTIGDDINRHTTSCLFFSLAFLYQTKGAIRDAIEKILKDENIFVYGISDKKIGGLDLQKPDGNLAPVFPAALTKNIPKPFSAEPTGGGGTRMHHKFVVIDFDKPTARVYLGSYNFSPTADTKNGENLLLIKDRRIAVSYVVEAVRIIDHYHFRVVQQEAQDAQRTLHLKKPPRQTGEKPWWDEDYRNAQKIRDRELFA from the coding sequence ATGGCTAGTGAATTTGAAGTCAGTGGACGAAATACTGAAGCACTTTTCACGTTAAAGCTTCATCGTGGCGATGGTATGCTACTTCTAGCTATGAACTGGAAGAAAGGTGAACCACCATCAGACTTTGTGGGCTTTGCCATCGAGTATAAGGAACCTAATGGGCAAAAGTTTTTTGTATTAAGGAATCGTCTCGGTTTTCCAGATGTTGATGGCCAAGTCAATCCAAATCAGATCTCGACTAGACTTTCACCTATTCAGAAATTCCGTTGGGTACATTTCCCGCGCAATGCTAATAGTCCGGGTGGATTTGTTTATCGAGTTTTTCCGGTATTTATGAATGCCCAAGATGAATTGAGTTATGGCGACTTCCAAGAGGCTGTGATCGAGCTTCGGCGCGAAACCTATCCCGACGTTCTCAATGTCGCATTCACTCGCGGTTTCGTATCGTCGCAAGCATTTGTCGAGCAATATCAGTCGGCGGGAGATATCTCCACCTTGTTGCCTGCAAAGGCAGCCGATGGCTTAAACTTTGAGCCTTCCCATCCCAAAGCGAAAGAGGCTTTAGACTGGATGGGATTTGAGGCGAGAAGTGCGATTCTTGAAGTGCTCGATCAAGCGATTGCTGATCAAAATGCTGAAGTCAAGGTTATTGCCTTCGATTTGAACGAATCTGAAATCGTTAACCGCTTGGAGCAACTTGGATCGCGATTGAGCATCATCATCGACGACAGCAAAGATCACAAAGAGGAAGGCTCTAGTGAGAATCAGGCAGAGGAGCGACTGATTGTCTCAGCAGGTGCAGAGGCAGTGAAACGGCAACACATGTCATCACTCCAGCATAATAAAATCATCATCGTCGATAGTCCTACAATTCAGACTGTTGTCTGTGGCTCGACTAATTTTAGTTGGCGCGGTTTTTTCGTGCAAGCCAATAACGCGGTAGTTTTACAAGGAATTGATGCTGTCAAGGTATTTACAAGCGCGTTTGAAAATTACTGGCAACAGCCTAAAGACTTCGAGGATACTTCATCCGCTGGGTGGAACGATCTGAACTTACCGTCGATTGACGCTCGCGTGGCCTTTTCGCCCCATAGTTCAGCAAACGCACTCCTCCAGACAATCGGTGATGATATTAATCGACACACAACCTCCTGCTTGTTCTTTTCGCTGGCATTCCTATATCAAACCAAAGGCGCGATTAGAGATGCGATTGAGAAGATCCTAAAGGACGAGAATATCTTTGTTTATGGCATCTCCGATAAGAAAATTGGCGGTCTCGATCTCCAAAAGCCAGACGGTAATCTTGCGCCAGTTTTTCCAGCTGCCCTAACAAAAAATATCCCTAAGCCGTTTTCTGCTGAGCCAACGGGTGGCGGCGGCACTCGAATGCATCATAAGTTTGTCGTCATTGATTTCGACAAGCCGACTGCCAGAGTCTACCTCGGCTCCTACAATTTTTCGCCAACAGCAGACACTAAAAATGGTGAAAATTTGTTGTTGATCAAAGACCGCCGCATCGCTGTTTCTTATGTTGTTGAGGCAGTGCGAATCATCGACCACTATCATTTCCGAGTGGTGCAGCAGGAAGCGCAGGATGCTCAAAGAACTCTTCATCTCAAAAAGCCACCGCGTCAGACTGGCGAGAAACCTTGGTGGGATGAGGACTATCGTAATGCTCAAAAGATTCGCGATCGCGAACTCTTTGCTTAA
- a CDS encoding type II toxin-antitoxin system HicA family toxin has protein sequence MYKDSRGNRVVIPLHSGKDIKQGTLMGMIEDIGLDKETFFDLLVK, from the coding sequence ATTTACAAAGACAGTCGTGGCAATCGGGTGGTTATTCCGCTTCATTCTGGTAAAGATATTAAACAAGGTACGTTAATGGGAATGATTGAAGATATTGGTCTTGATAAAGAAACGTTTTTTGATTTATTGGTCAAATAA
- a CDS encoding DUF2278 family protein, which yields MKNYGVLKGTAVQYKRDDDQDPHSELLMKVNGESFRIAINVRSSRGPIEKRLIEYLILNDIKHPVVDRARELPEGWNDLKDGVKDGAAIDYIRSNIFRATDMKPIVHTKPGPHNDLFEFVEDLLQQAISEDAVVYAFGERWGPEDDKPDQYFNFEPGNGTHLIHMNQGGKGDGKGTFRDGALIVDFPKSGRASALFLKFQNQVWHTDEKTATPIDGAPRVPEIPIPATGTIDPWPVVAPDSPYRLARIIAAMVNPRSDDPGHEFVTILNISDKTLDLTNWQILDQQDKAETISGLIEPGSASVFQLSGDGAQLSNKGGTITLLNAEGLKVDGVAYTKGDAKAEGKPVVFS from the coding sequence ATGAAAAACTATGGTGTTTTGAAAGGAACAGCCGTTCAATATAAACGAGACGATGACCAAGATCCTCACTCAGAGCTTCTGATGAAAGTCAATGGCGAGAGTTTCCGCATTGCTATTAACGTAAGATCGAGCCGCGGACCGATCGAAAAACGGCTGATTGAATATTTGATATTAAACGATATTAAGCATCCAGTTGTTGATCGCGCACGCGAACTACCTGAAGGTTGGAATGACCTAAAAGATGGGGTTAAGGACGGTGCGGCGATCGACTATATCCGCAGTAACATCTTCCGAGCAACGGATATGAAACCGATCGTGCATACTAAGCCAGGTCCCCACAATGATCTCTTCGAGTTTGTAGAAGATCTCCTCCAACAAGCGATCTCGGAAGATGCGGTTGTTTACGCTTTTGGCGAACGATGGGGTCCTGAAGATGATAAACCAGATCAATACTTTAACTTTGAGCCTGGGAACGGAACTCATCTAATTCACATGAATCAGGGTGGCAAAGGTGATGGCAAAGGTACCTTCCGCGACGGTGCTCTTATTGTTGATTTTCCTAAATCAGGCAGAGCTTCAGCACTTTTCCTGAAATTTCAGAATCAAGTCTGGCACACTGACGAAAAAACTGCGACACCAATCGATGGAGCCCCAAGAGTTCCTGAAATCCCAATTCCCGCCACTGGAACGATCGATCCTTGGCCAGTGGTTGCTCCTGATTCCCCATATCGCTTGGCACGAATCATTGCAGCAATGGTCAATCCACGTAGTGATGACCCTGGACATGAGTTCGTAACGATCCTGAACATTTCCGATAAGACTTTAGATCTAACTAATTGGCAGATCCTCGACCAACAAGATAAAGCCGAAACGATCTCTGGTTTGATCGAACCAGGATCAGCAAGTGTATTTCAACTCAGTGGAGATGGAGCACAACTGTCAAATAAGGGCGGTACGATCACACTGCTCAATGCAGAAGGACTCAAGGTTGATGGTGTTGCCTATACTAAGGGCGACGCGAAAGCTGAGGGTAAACCAGTTGTATTTTCATAA
- a CDS encoding clan AA aspartic protease, with protein sequence MLPNGSTISIEFVIDTGFTGELCLPLEAVSLMGLTFRHDTFANLADNSEVSLPLHEATVLWDGMERDVLVIATGRRPLLGTALLDEQELVIQFTEGGLVTIDEL encoded by the coding sequence TTGTTGCCAAATGGATCAACTATCTCCATTGAGTTTGTCATCGATACAGGATTCACAGGGGAATTGTGCCTTCCCTTAGAAGCAGTTTCACTAATGGGTTTAACCTTTAGACACGATACTTTTGCAAATTTGGCAGATAACAGCGAAGTATCACTACCACTTCACGAAGCGACTGTCCTTTGGGATGGTATGGAACGGGATGTCTTGGTCATTGCCACAGGAAGGCGACCTCTGCTTGGAACCGCTTTGCTAGATGAACAAGAGTTGGTGATTCAGTTTACAGAAGGGGGATTGGTGACGATTGATGAATTGTAG